A stretch of the Sulfurimonas sp. HSL-1656 genome encodes the following:
- a CDS encoding S41 family peptidase: MKKKKMMAMGFLTATAAVALTYSTALLADAPKEGTPTVEASRLQALAKFTKVLSIVEKYYVDEESIEALMNKSIEGMMGKLDAHSSYLNQKGFKDLQVQTKGEFGGLGITVGIKDGALTVIAPIEGTPADKAGLQAGDIILKIDDTPTLDMDIDEAVNLMRGKPKTPIDITIVRKGETKPFVVNIIRDIIKIQSVYAKTIGDDIVYLRVTSFDQKVVEGISKAIRQHNGEAMGFILDLRNNPGGLLDQAVGLVDLFVDKGVIVSQKGRDERENSEYSAHHSATLTEKPLVVLVNEGSASASEIVSGALQDHKRAVLVGKKTFGKGSVQVILPISDTEAIKLTVARYYLPSGRTIQAIGVTPDIIVDRGLVPKTDDDEFAIKEADLKMHLKSELQKIDGNTTDPEADNKTDTNIITEKQVNNDIQLKEAIDILKALIIVKGTH; the protein is encoded by the coding sequence ATGAAAAAGAAAAAGATGATGGCGATGGGCTTTCTCACGGCAACGGCGGCCGTAGCCCTGACCTATTCCACCGCCCTCCTCGCCGACGCACCCAAAGAGGGTACACCGACGGTTGAAGCTTCCCGCCTCCAGGCCCTGGCGAAGTTCACGAAGGTGCTCAGCATCGTCGAAAAATACTATGTCGACGAAGAGAGCATCGAGGCCCTCATGAACAAATCCATCGAGGGGATGATGGGCAAGCTCGACGCCCACTCCTCCTACCTGAACCAGAAGGGCTTCAAAGACCTCCAGGTCCAGACCAAAGGGGAGTTCGGCGGACTCGGCATCACCGTCGGCATCAAAGACGGCGCCCTCACCGTCATCGCGCCGATCGAAGGTACCCCGGCAGACAAAGCCGGTCTGCAGGCCGGGGACATCATTCTCAAGATCGACGACACGCCGACGCTCGACATGGATATCGACGAAGCGGTCAACCTGATGCGCGGCAAGCCGAAAACGCCGATCGACATCACCATCGTCCGCAAAGGCGAAACGAAACCGTTCGTCGTCAACATCATCCGCGATATCATCAAAATCCAGTCCGTCTATGCCAAAACGATCGGCGACGACATCGTCTATCTGCGCGTCACCAGTTTCGACCAGAAGGTCGTCGAGGGCATCTCCAAGGCGATCCGCCAGCATAACGGCGAAGCCATGGGCTTCATCCTCGACCTCCGCAACAACCCCGGCGGCCTGCTCGACCAGGCCGTCGGCCTCGTCGACCTCTTTGTCGACAAAGGGGTCATCGTCTCCCAGAAGGGTCGTGACGAACGCGAAAACAGTGAGTACAGCGCCCATCATTCGGCAACCCTGACAGAAAAGCCTCTTGTCGTTCTCGTCAATGAGGGAAGCGCCTCCGCCTCCGAGATCGTCAGCGGGGCACTGCAGGACCACAAGCGCGCCGTGCTGGTCGGGAAGAAAACCTTCGGAAAAGGCTCCGTCCAGGTGATCCTGCCCATCAGCGACACCGAAGCCATCAAGCTGACGGTCGCGCGCTACTACCTGCCGAGCGGCCGTACGATCCAGGCGATCGGCGTCACCCCGGACATCATCGTCGACCGTGGGCTCGTCCCGAAAACCGACGACGACGAATTCGCCATCAAAGAGGCCGACCTGAAGATGCACCTCAAAAGCGAACTGCAGAAGATCGACGGCAACACCACCGATCCCGAGGCGGACAACAAAACGGACACCAACATCATTACGGAAAAACAGGTCAACAACGACATCCAACTCAAAGAGGCGATTGACATCCTCAAAGCACTTATCATCGTGAAAGGAACACATTAA
- the purC gene encoding phosphoribosylaminoimidazolesuccinocarboxamide synthase → MEKRELLYEGKAKKLFTTDDVNLIISEFKDDLTAFNGAKKSSEAGKGALNNKISTELFKLIESKGVPTHFVGMLDDNHMLHKRVDVILIEVIVRNIATGSLSKNLGIEDGKVLPFTLVEFDYKNDELGDPKLNDQHALILGLVDYQDELDKIRRMARQVNDILKPYFAEKGLNLVDFKLEFGKDKEGNIILADEISPDNCRFWDMETGEKMDKDRFRQGLGGLKVAYEEVLNRILGVK, encoded by the coding sequence ATGGAAAAACGCGAATTGCTGTATGAAGGCAAGGCAAAAAAACTCTTTACAACGGACGATGTAAATCTGATCATCTCCGAATTCAAAGACGACCTGACCGCTTTCAATGGCGCCAAAAAATCGAGTGAGGCGGGCAAAGGTGCCCTCAACAACAAGATCTCGACGGAACTCTTCAAACTGATCGAGTCCAAAGGCGTCCCGACACACTTCGTAGGTATGCTCGACGACAACCACATGCTGCACAAGCGTGTCGACGTCATTCTCATCGAAGTCATCGTCCGCAACATCGCGACCGGGAGCCTGAGCAAGAACCTCGGGATCGAGGACGGCAAGGTCCTGCCCTTCACCCTCGTCGAATTCGACTACAAGAATGATGAACTCGGTGATCCGAAGCTCAACGACCAGCACGCCCTGATCCTCGGCCTCGTCGATTACCAGGACGAGCTCGACAAGATCCGCCGTATGGCCCGCCAGGTCAACGACATCCTCAAGCCCTACTTCGCGGAGAAAGGCCTCAACCTCGTCGACTTCAAACTCGAGTTCGGCAAGGACAAAGAGGGCAATATCATCCTTGCTGATGAGATCAGCCCGGACAACTGCCGCTTCTGGGACATGGAAACGGGCGAAAAAATGGACAAAGACCGTTTCCGCCAGGGCCTCGGCGGGCTTAAAGTGGCCTACGAAGAAGTTCTGAATCGCATTTTGGGAGTAAAGTAA
- the purS gene encoding phosphoribosylformylglycinamidine synthase subunit PurS, whose amino-acid sequence MKAIVNVFLKQGVLDSQGKAVHHALDSLKFDGVNDVRVGKQIVLDITAADEASAKAEVTEMCESLLANTVIEDYAIEIVS is encoded by the coding sequence ATGAAAGCAATCGTCAACGTATTTTTGAAGCAGGGTGTCCTGGATTCCCAAGGCAAAGCCGTCCACCACGCACTGGACTCACTCAAATTCGACGGTGTCAACGACGTCCGTGTCGGCAAGCAGATCGTCCTTGACATTACGGCTGCCGATGAAGCGAGCGCCAAAGCGGAGGTGACCGAAATGTGCGAATCCCTGCTGGCCAACACCGTCATCGAAGATTACGCGATCGAGATCGTCTCATGA
- the purQ gene encoding phosphoribosylformylglycinamidine synthase subunit PurQ translates to MKVSIIQFPGTNCEYDTQYAFEKLGATTEIVWHKETSIAADTDLVVVAGGFSYGDYLRSGAIARFSPVMQAVEAHAARGGKVLGICNGFQVLTESRLLPGALKRNEHLHFISRHHHLKVVGNENTFLQKLNKGDVVNIPIAHHDGNYYIDPEGLKALYDNDQVLLHYCDSEGNVSNPNGSVDAIAGVCNAGKNVFGLMPHPERAMEAILGSADGKAMLEGFFAS, encoded by the coding sequence ATGAAAGTCTCCATCATTCAGTTTCCCGGAACGAACTGCGAGTACGATACGCAGTACGCTTTCGAAAAGCTGGGGGCGACGACGGAGATCGTCTGGCACAAAGAGACCAGCATCGCCGCTGATACCGACCTCGTCGTCGTTGCGGGCGGTTTCAGCTACGGCGACTACCTGCGCAGCGGTGCCATCGCCCGCTTCAGTCCCGTCATGCAGGCCGTCGAAGCCCATGCGGCACGCGGCGGAAAAGTCCTCGGCATCTGCAACGGTTTCCAGGTGCTGACCGAATCGCGTCTGCTGCCGGGTGCGCTTAAACGCAACGAACACCTCCATTTCATCTCCCGCCACCACCACCTCAAAGTCGTCGGCAATGAGAATACCTTCCTGCAGAAGCTGAACAAGGGCGACGTCGTGAACATCCCGATCGCCCACCACGACGGGAACTACTACATCGATCCGGAGGGCCTCAAGGCGCTCTACGATAACGACCAGGTCCTGCTGCACTACTGTGACAGCGAAGGCAACGTCAGCAACCCGAACGGTTCCGTCGATGCCATCGCCGGTGTCTGCAACGCAGGCAAGAACGTTTTCGGCCTGATGCCGCACCCCGAGCGCGCCATGGAAGCGATCCTCGGATCCGCGGACGGCAAAGCGATGCTTGAAGGGTTCTTCGCTTCATAA